The Penaeus vannamei isolate JL-2024 chromosome 39, ASM4276789v1, whole genome shotgun sequence genome includes the window ggagaaaagaaaagggaaaaaaataaaggttgaACGAAAAATTAAATCGATAAAAAACACCCTCATAAAAATACCAAAATACAATGCATATAATTAatcatcaaaaataataacagcgacaacaagaacagcaacagcaacaataacaataacatcaagtaggacaatataatataaaaatatcattattcataacaataacaaaatcacagCAACAACGGACGCCTTTCCAAGCCAAAGAAAACCACGCCCCGTCGACAAAGTGCGCCTACGTGAGGTCGTCCAGAATCGTTGCAGAACTGCCGTGTGGCGGTCGTTgcaatccccccccttccccccctttctgctACACCATTCTgattctgcttcctctttcctccttcatttctatccctttttttcATATTAGTTACTTTCTTTAGCCTTCTCCGTCTTTCATCCTCTATCCGcgttacttcctctctttctcttccgtgtgtgtgtgtgtgtgtgtgtgtgtgtgtgtgtgtgtgtgtgtgtgtgtgtgtgtgtgtctctctctatgtgtatttcattccttttccctcttcttcatcctccttcccctaacccctatTTTCCCCagaactccctcccctttccccctattctcccctaaactccctccctttcccctcctcaccctctccctccccttttccccaccctctccctccctccctccccttcccccctcttctccctctcccttccctctccccaccctgtccccctctcctccccttccccaccctctccctccctccctctcttcttccccaccctctccctccctccctcctctcccctcccctccccaccccaccctctcccccgcccgTACACCCTCGCGGAACATTTCCCACTCTCGCTCTTCACCCGAGATAAGCGCGAGATACCAAGACGCAGGTGTTGGTAccttgggaaaaaaaagaaagggttgataacgatgatgataatggaaaaagggcaataaagaagacgaagacgacggcGACGGCGATGAAGACGGATGAAGGGACGAGattgaaaacgaaaggagaggagaggtgaggaagggtaCGTGACAAAGATGTGTGTGAAGAGGGACCAGGAGCACGAGGGAGAAGACAAGactatgggagagagggagatacagagagagtgactgagacagagaaacagagggagaaggagagggagaaggagaaacagagagggagagggagagacagagacagagaaacagagagggagagagaaacagagagggagagagagagagacagagacagagaaacagagagggagagacagaattaACTAGAAAAGAAATAAGACGGAAGGAGGACCGAAAGACGGAGAGAAGCAAGGaacaggagtgagagagggggagagataagtgaaggagaataagagaaaataccaGCTAGAAATAATAGAAGAGAAGCGaacgaaccaaaaagaaaagaagagaatagaagagaaagtagaacgacaagaaaacagaggaagaacaagaacaggaacgaCCCACGTACCTCATGGCCCCTcgacaacaccctccccccctccccttcacacacacacacactccccctccttagcccccccccctcccccccccccccccaagccataAAGAGGAGCAACACGACGCCTCTGAAGGGTAACTTAAATACCGTCCCCGCCGCCATAAGGTGTAGGAAGAATGGCTACACAACACGcacggagggaaaaaggaagaagaaaaaaacaacgaaagggaagaaaaagaagaagaaaaaaagaagaaacagaaggagggaaggaagatgatgatgataaaagcaacggaaggagtgaagaagaaaagaagaaaaaaaaggaagaaccaaAAAggaatacatgataataataataagaagaaagaaacgaaaggaaaaagaaggagaaaacaacTTCATTATGCCAATTAACTGGTCGATCCTtacatggggaaagggggagggagggaaggaggggaagaggaaggggagagggagggaaggagggagggggaagaagaggaggagaggagggaagaagggcaagaggaagggaaggggaggggaggggagggaggaaggaagggagggagggagggaaggagggagggaagaagaggaggagggagggaagggagaggaggagggatggggagggaagaagggagggagggagggggaggggattgcaGTTCCATGACGTAATCCAGCTACAGGTCTCGCGCTatcatatttgcatgcatattaAAAGCCCAAGCAGACGGAGCTGTTCATCACTACCTGGCCTCGCTTCTGTTCCGTTGCtgctgttagatagatagatagataaatagatagatatagatagagatagatagatagatagagaaagaaagtgagaaaaccctctctctctcccatttctcccgtTCTGTCTCGCTCTAGCTCCCTTTTCtaacacttctccctctctctggccctcgctctctctaattctctcagtctctcaatttctctcccccgtccctttttctttcctcttcctcctctcttcccctttccctccgtctctctgctttcttccctttccctccacagtAAAGACAAGAGCTAAGAAAACTCATCCAAACAAGAGCAGAACGAAGCGAAACAtacaaccaaaaaaataaaaatgaagaaaagcgaaacaaaaagaagaagagaagaacgaagcaaaaccaaaaaaaatagcccccaaaaaagaagaaaagaaaaaaagaaagaagagaaatgagaaggagcgATGAGGACAGACAGTCGCACGCATCAGCTGAGGCTAGCACACTACAATGCCCTCATCTCTCAGGATTACaaggacacaaacaaagacaggcGGACTGAACAAACACAAGGTATCCTTCTTCGACTTTTACTGACActggttttctttgtttcttttttgtttttgttttgtttgtttgtttcttaatgttagatatatatttttttcatttttgggagacagttttgtttcttttttgtttttgtttgtttcttaatgttagatatatttttttcaagtttgAGAGacagttttgtttctttttgtttttgtttgtttgtttcttaatgtCAGAGATGTTtcaagttcgagagagagagagagagagagagagagagactgaacagTGACGAAATATCTCAAAAATGAgcgagggtgaaaggagggagaaaggaggaagaagagaggtagagggggtaagaaggatagagggatagggagaaaggaggatgaagagaggtagagggggtaataaggatagagggatagggaaaaaggaggaagaagagaggcagatggggtaagaaggatagagggatagggagaaaggaggaagaagagaggtagagggggtaagaagaagagagggatagagagaaaaggaggaagaagagaggtagagggggtaagaaggatagagggatagggagaaaggaggaagaagagaagtagagggggtaagaaggatagagaggatagggagaaaaggaggaagaagagaggtagagggggtaagaaggatagagggatagggagaaaggaggatgaagagaggtagagggggtaagaaggatagagggatagggagaaaggaggaagaagagaggtagagggagtaagaaggatagagggagagggagcggggatagacagatagataaacaaatagacagacagacagagaaagaaagttaaagagctaataaagaaaagacaaagaagctagacgaaaaagacagaaagaggagagagagagagagagaggaaacgacaCACACTGAAACAAAGGAGAAGGGACGAGAACGGAGAGATGCATATGTAAATACGAAAcgcaagagaagggggggagggggcgacgaaCGGGAGAGCCAAATGTTCCCGAAAAATGAAGAATTCGGACAAAGCGACGAGGAACCgacgaggaaaggggggggggagggggccagtgGCGGCCGACCGGCGGGCGCTCAACGACAGGCGGCCGACGCTCGCAACGATACTTCAACGACAACAATCTCTACAACTTCAACTACAACTTCTACAACCTCAACAATTTCAACTTCAACTACAACTtccacaactacaacaacaatttcAACAACTTCAACTACAACAATTTATACAACCTCAACAATTTCAACAactacaacttcaacaacaatttCTACAACCTTAACAACAATTTCAACAACTTCAGCTACAACTTCTACAACTACGACAACAATTTCTACAACCTCAACAATTTCAACAActtcaactacaacaacaatttcTACAACCTCAACAATTTCAACAACTTCAACTACAACTtctacaactataacaacaatttCTACAAcctcaactacaacaacaatttcTACAAcctcaactacaacaacaatttcTACAACCTCAACAATTTCAACAACTTCAACTACAACttctacaactacaacaattTCTACAACCTCAACTACAACAATTTCTACAAcctcaactacaacaacaatttcTACAACCTCAACAATTTCAACAACTTCAACTACAACTTCTACAACTACAACATCAATTTCTACAACTTCCCCAACTACAACATTGACGGTAACACAACGAGAACAACGAGAACAATCaaaataacgacgatgatgataactggAATACCAACGAcgataattagaataacaatagcattagaacaacaacgacgacgatgacgacagcAAAATCAACTGACCTAGaaaccagaaataaaaataataaaaaaacacgataaaaatacctctacaaaaaaaagaaaaaaataataataaaaaaataataaataaataatgagaacCACGCTAAACGAAGTCAAGGTAAAGGAAAGGGTGAATAAAACACagtgcaaaacaaagaaaaaaaatctgacaccGATCAATCAAAGTCTGGAACGTCCGAACAAAGCTGGCACGAAGCCAAAGCCGCTGGAAAGGTGAGAACACGAACacttttttttgagagagggggggggatactgGTCGTAACTTTACTCGATTAATATAATTCGAATTTCCGAATTTCAGTTCGTTAACGATTGGAAATAAATGAATGGGTACAGgcacgcgcgcgcagacacagacaaacagtcacatagtcacatagtcacacacacacagacaaacacacagtcacacagacaaacacacagtcacacagacaaacacacagtcacacacagacaaacacagtcacacacagacaaacacagtcacacacagacaaacacagtcacacacagacaaacacagtcacacacagacaaacacagtcacacacagacaaacacagtcacacagtcacacacacagtcacacagacaaacacacagtcacacagacaaacacacagtcacacagacaaacacacagtcacacacagtcacacacacacacagtcacacacacacacacacacacagtcacacacacacagtcacacacacagagtcacacacacacacacacagtcacacacacacacacacagtcacacacacacacacacacacacacacacacacacactcaggcacacacacacacacacactgtgacacacacacacacactgtcatacacacacacacaggcacacacacacacacagtcacacacacacacacaggcagacatacattcacacacacacacagtcacccccccaaacaaacacacagtcacaaacaaacacacagtcacccccaaacaaacacacagtcacaaacaacacacacagtcacaaacaaacacacacacacacacacagtaaacacacacacacagtcaccccccccccacacacagtcaccccccccccacacacacacaccttaattaCAAAACCAAATGCCGAACAATAAAGTAGATTCGAGAGAGGACTCCATTGTCAAAGGATCAAGCACTTCATCTCCAATCCTATATATGGAAGGATCTGACGCCATTTGCAAGACAATAGGTACCGAGcctactgaccccccccccccccccccaaaagccgCTGATTGGCTAAGCAGCTCAGCCAATCAGCGTCTTCGATGTGGTGATGGATTTTAGTAAACgaattttaattcattttttattatagaGAATAATATAATagagaatatgataaaaatggaaatatggGTTAAGAAAGGGCAAGACaacgaaaaaaatgggaagaaaagcgagagaaagcgagacagagagaatgaaaacgtgaaagaaacggagaaaaaataacaccggggaaaaatacgaagaaagagtagagaaggaaaacgaacaaACGAGAGTgaatagaaaagatagagaaacggatagaaatcaaagtaaaagaagccagacagggaggaagagacagacagacagacacagacagacagacacagttgACAAGGGGTCATTTCTAACCCGCTAATGGACTCTGGTCATGGAATCGAGACATCATACACGAAacacggaagagagagggagagagacggagagagagagagagagagagagagagagagagagagagagagagagagagagagagagagagagagagagagagagagagagagagacagacagacagacagacagacagacagacagacagacagacagacagacagacagacagacagacagacagacagagagagacagagacagacagacagacagacagacagacagagaaggatgcggaaaaaaggaggaagaatgcagaacgaggacgaaggaggaggaggaaagagaggaaaaggatacgaggagaaagagggaaaagaggagaggagacagagaaagaggatgaggtagaggaaaaaagaggaagaggaggatggatgagcaggacaaggaggagaaaggaaaaggaaaaggaagacgaagacaaggaagaagaggagacaaagtAGACGAAAGTGAAGGAGGTAATGAAGCAGGAAGAGATAGTTCTATTTAAAAACACAAGGAccttaaaaaagagataaagaaaggtaaaagataaaagtaattatagaagaaataggaaaacttTATCCCGCCAGTGTCctcggaaggaggagaagggaagaacgaaagaggagaaggagaaggagagagggaaagtaaaagagtaaacggggaagaaaggagaagaataaaacgaaggagaaaaagagagaagaaaatgggaagaggagaaaagaagacgatgaaagagaaatagaagatgacAATAACGGGCACGTGGCGTGACAAATGAAAAGcgacgagaaaggaagagaaaggaagagaaaggaagagaaatgagaaaaaggaagagaataaaaaggaaaaggagactgtaaataaagaaagggaagagtgaaagaggcgAGGTTCTCAGAGCTGTTGAAAAGAGGCATAATCAGGACGAAATTACATCAAGACGGGACAGGAAGGAActgtcgcttctctctctctctctcttccctccctctctctctttctctccctctctctctctttctctccctctctctctccttctctccctctctctctccttctctccctctctctctccttctctccctctctctctccttctctcactctctctctcattctctcactctctccctctctctctctttctctccctctctctctctttctctccctctctctctctttctctccctctctctctctttttctccctctctctctctttctctccctccctccctctctctctctctctctctttccaccattTTTACCTTCTCATATACATTCCTTTTCCTACCATTTTCACTTTATATTTACTCCTTTTTACAGCATTTCatattctccctttcctaccatttttatcttctcctcctcctcctcctccttccccttcttcagccttatcttcctccacttcttccttctcctaaggTCACGTTAAGCGGCTCATCAACATAATCAAGAGATTAATTTTGTGGTTTCATTATAATATGATGCACCGGGGAaaaagtgagagtgggagagggagagaaagagggagggggagagaaagagaaagagagagaaaacggtgaaagtgggagagggagagaaagagggagagggagagaaagagaaagagtgaaaagggtgaaagtggaagagagagagaaagagggagagggagagggagagaaagagggagagggagagaaagagaaagtgaaaagggtgaaagtgggagagggagagagaaagagaaagtgaaaagggtgaaagtgggagagggagagaaagagggagagggagtgggagagggagagaaagagaaagagtgaaaagggtgaaagtgggagagggagagaaagagaaagagggagagggagagaaagagaaagagtgaaaaaggtgaaagtgggagagggagaaagaaagagggaaaagggtgaaagagggaagagggagagaaagagggagaggtgagaggagagggagagggagagggagagggagagaaagagagtgaaaagggtgaaagtgggagagggagagagagagagagaaagagtgaaaagggtgaaagtgggagagggagagggagagaaagagtgaaaagggtgaaagtaggagacggagacgaagagaaagagtgaaaaggtgaaagtaggagagggagaggaagagaaagactgaaaagggtgaaagtgggagagggagagggagagaaaggatgaaaagggtgaaagtagggagagaaagaggagagggagagaaaggaggagagggaaagaaggtgaaagtaggagaggggagaggaagagaaagagtgaaaagggtgaaagcgggagagggagaggaagagaaagagtgaaaagggtgaaagtggaagagggagagaaagagggagagggagatggggtggtggtgagggtgggaaagggagatggtgagggaggaaggaggagggagagtgggtgaggttgaagtgaggggtggagagtgaatgaaagaagggaatagggaagacCAATcataaatccctctctctctctctctctctctctctctctctctctctctctctctctctctctctctctctctctctctctctctctctctctctctctctatcagcctTCTCCCACCCGTTCCTTTAttacccccactcttcctcttcctcctcctctttttctttgttgctttcttctctttctcctcctccttctctattatcatcccccccccccccgcccgcccagaACAATAGCCTCTGTCACTTTGATACCATATTAAACAtcgtaatattaatcataattatataatcaaTACTGGATTTGTAATTCGATGAtgcaacagtaataaagataataaaaacactaatatatattcttttgtaatatagatctatatgtgataataaagataataaaaacactaatatatattttgttatattgacCTTGAATGcgtaaaaaatatgatatataaccaTGCCTAAAATACCATCAAAACCATCGCCGAATCACCAACACCGTCACAATCATCAACAtctat containing:
- the LOC138860071 gene encoding GATA zinc finger domain-containing protein 4-like, which gives rise to MVVITAITKVVVAVTVASAAVVLLVAVVVTKVVESVVVTEVVVVMVAAVEVRRGTDEERGGGGGQWRPTGGRSTTGGRRSQRYFNDNNLYNFNYNFYNLNNFNFNYNFHNYNNNFNNFNYNNLYNLNNFNNYNFNNNFYNLNNNFNNFSYNFYNYDNNFYNLNNFNNFNYNNNFYNLNNFNNFNYNFYNYNNNFYNLNYNNNFYNLNYNNNFYNLNNFNNFNYNFYNYNNFYNLNYNNFYNLNYNNNFYNLNNFNNFNYNFYNYNINFYNFPNYNIDESVYSHLSGYLYEYMDVEFMLQKLQIE